The genomic region GTCCATGATACTCAAACACGGCGAAGCGGCGGAAAGAACCGGTGTTGATAATCAGCTTACCCAGAAACCGCCGGCGGCGGTTCCGCGAGCGTCGCGAATGTGGCTCGGTATTGGTGTACGAAGGCGATCGCCATACTGCCTTCGCCGACTCCCGACGCGACGCGCTTGACCGAACCATGGCGCACATCGCCCGCCGCGAAGATCCCTTCCACGCTCGTTTCCAAAAAATAACGCGTGCGGTCTGTGCCGCACTGTCCCGAATCCATGGCGTCGCGGCCAGTCAGAATATAACCTCGCCCGTCGCGAGCAATCATATCCGGGAGCCAGTCCGTTTGCGCGTCGGCCCCGATGAATACAAAGAGCGAATTTGTCTCACAATGCTGCACTTCGCCCGTCCGCGAGTTGGCGACGGTAATCGCTTCCAGCGCCGTCTCGCCGTGAACGGCCGTGACGGAGCAGTTGAGTTCGACGCAGACATTCGCGCGTGTTTTCAATTGATCGATCAGATACTGCGACATTCCCTTCTCGATATCGGACGCGCGGATCAGCAGTGTCACCTTGCGTGCGTAGTCGGCGAAGAACATCGCCGCCTGTCCCGCCGAATTGCCACCGCCAATGAGATACACATCTCGGCCGGCGACGCCCATCGCCTCGGTGCGGGCGGCGCCAAAGTAAATGCCTTGTCCCAGCAGCGCATCCGCGCCCGGAATATCGAGCCGACGCCAGTAAACTCCCGTCGCGAGGATCACGGTTCGCGCATGAACGCAATCGCCGCCGTCCAGCGTGATCGTATGAACGCCGTCGCGCGTTTCCAGGGATTGCGTCGACCGGGCGACCAGGATCTCCGCGCCAAACCGCTTGGCCTGATCGAGCGCCCGCAGCCCCAGTTCGCCGCCGGAGATGCCGGTTGGGAACCCCAGGTAATTTTCGATGCGTGAGGATGTGCCCGCTTGACCTCCGGGGGCGGCGCGCTCCACCATCAGAGTTCGCAAGCCCTCGGAGGCGCCGTACACGGCGGCCGCCAATCCGGCGGGGCCGCCGCCGACGATCACGACGTCGTACTCCGCTTCGCTGGGCATGGTCTGCAAACCGAGATGTTCGGCCAGCTCACGCCGGTTGGGAGCATTCAATACTTCGCCGGACGGCAGGATGACGGCGGGGTAGGGCCCTTCCAACGCTTTGGCGGGAATGAACGGCTGGCAAGCGTTATCCGTGGGATCGAGCCATCGGAATTCCTGGTGGTTGCCGGAAAGAAATTGGCGCAGTTTGAAGCAGGCGAGGTCGGAATGATGGCCGATCACAAGCGTGCGCTCGATTGGCGTGTGCATCGAAAATTGCTGAAGCCGCTCCACGCGCCGCATCATGGTTTGCAGGATGCTGGATCCCATCTTTTCGCTGTGCGTGACCAGATATTGGAACTCGGGACGCTCCAGCCGAAGGATGCGACACTCCGACTTCGTGCGCAGGCTCGCCACGGCCGTGCTTCCGAGCAGCAGCGGCACTTCTCCAAAGAAATCTCCGGATTTGTAGGTGTCCAGGATCTTTGGGTCGCCGTTGACCGTACGGATGACATCGACTTCGCCAGAAATAAGAACGAAGAACGAGGGAGTATCCCCCTCCTGAATCAGCCATTGATTGGGGCCGAGGTGGACGTCGGCGCAGATAATCGTCAGTTTATTGACCAGGGCCTCAGTGAGGGATTCGAAGAGCGGGATCGTGCGGATGAGCTCGGGAGTGATCATGGATTACCTCAAAAATGCGGCCAGCCGTCAAAGATTAGTTTGGCCCCGCCGATCAACGCGAACGCCAGCGCCAGGGCTTCAAACGCCTTTTGATCGACGAACTTGATCAGCCATCGGCCGGTCAGCGCGCCGATCACCACCAGCGGCGCGAGCTTCAAATCGAACAGCAGCGAGTGCGCGTTGATCGTGCCCATTTGTACGCTGAATGGCACCTTGAACCAGTTCATGATACAAAAGTACCAGGCGCCGGTGCCGATAAACTCCATCTTGGGCAGGCCGACGGCGAGGAAGTACAGAAGCATCACCGGTCCGGCGGCGTTCGCGGTCATGGTGGTAAAACCGGCGGTGAGGCCCATCGCGGCCGCGTACAGATGGCTGGCGGGCTTCTGCTCCGTCGGCAATGGACGCAGCCGCTGCGCCCATTGCAGGGCCACCATCACGATCAAAATCACGCCGATCATCAGCTTGAGGATGTTGTCGTCGTGGATGAGCCGCATGGTCGCCCAGCCGATCACGATCCCGGCGGCGGCCCAGGGAAACATGCGCCACAGATGCGACCAGACCGCGTGACGGCGAAACGCCGTCACAGCGACGACATCGGCGACAATCAATAACGGCAGTACGGCGCCGGTGGACTCGCGCGCCGGCATCATCATGGCGAACAGGGCGACGGTGATAATGCTGACGCCCGAAAATCCCGTCTTGGAAAGGCCGACCATAAAGGCGCACAGCAGCGCGATCAGCCATTGGGTTGCGTTCAATGTCACTGGGAGGCGGCCCCCAACTTGACGGCTTGTCCGGTGCGCGCCGATTCGTATACGGCGAGAATGATTTCCAGCGGCTTGCGCCCGGCGCGGGCGTCGATCAGCGGCGTCCCGTCCGTGCGAACGGCGCGGAGGAAGTCTTCGATCTGCGCCCGATGCGCATCCCCCCAGACCGCGCCCGGGTCGGCGGCGGCCGAGCGCTCGGCCGCCGCGTTCACCACCGACGCCGATCCGCCCTGAGCCACCGAGACCGCATGGCTGGAGATGGCGTCGCTGAGATGCGTGTCGCCCTGCTTCAGAATCAGGGACCGCAGCGTGTCCGCCTCGATCGTCGCGGAGCCTTCCGCGCCAAAGATATCGATACGCACCGGAAGCCCCGGAAAGGCCGCGGTCGTGGCCGTAAGAGTTCCAATCGCGCCGCTGGCGAACGTCAGCGCGGCCACGACGACATCCTCCACCTCGATCCGTTCGTGCGCCGCTGTCCGGGTGTGCGCGTAGATCGATTCGACATCGCCCGCGAGCCATTGCAGCAGATCGACGGTGTGGACGCCCTGGTTCATCAGCGCGCCGCCGCCGTCCATCGCCCAGGTGCCACGCCAGTCTCCAGAATCGTAATACTCCTGCGTACGCCACCATTTCACCGAGGCGTCCGCCAGCACGATCTTGCCCAGTTTGCCCTCACCCAGAGCGGCCTTCAAGTACTGGGTGGCGTGATCGAACCGATGCTGGCTAATGACGGTCAGCTTTTTGCCCGTTTCATCGGCGGCGGCGATCATCCGGTCACACGCGGCCAGCGAGATATCCATCGGCTTTTCGACGATCACATGCTTCCCCGCGCGCAGCGCGGCCACGGCGATATCCGCATGCGTCCCGGACGGCGTGCAAATCGAAACGATATCCACCATCGGGTCGCCGATCAGATCCTCCAGTTTCGTGTAAACGTCCTGAATATCGAACTGAGCCGCCATGGCGTAGGCGCGCTCCGGGACGCTGTCCGAAAGCGCGTGGATGTGCACGTTGTCGATCTGCCGGATGGCCCCAATATGCGTCGGAGCGATCGTCCCACATCCGATCACGGCGAAATTCAATACTTCTTCGTTAGCGCCAGGCATTTCCCAATACTCCTTCCGGCGGTTGAGGCCGACAGCATTTCTAATTCCACTCGGGAACGGCGTCTTCCTGCCGTAAACGCTTTATTCCTCGCGTCATACGAATGCGCAAAGAATCGCCCAAAAACTCGTGGAATGGCGGATAAAAATGCGGAACCTTCTGAGCCGATAGTATAGTAATGAACAGCGGATGGATGACGAAGCCGGGAGATCGTTTTCTTATGACCTCAGCAACCACGCCTGTGTTATCCGTGACCATGCAGCCTGCGGGACGCGTTTTGGTAATTCGGTCGTCCTGCGCGATTGACGGCTCGGCGCCTTCGCCCGAGCATATTACCCACTACGCCGCCGCCGAACAGGCGCGGTTTGTTCTGCTC from Capsulimonas corticalis harbors:
- a CDS encoding FAD-dependent oxidoreductase, whose protein sequence is MITPELIRTIPLFESLTEALVNKLTIICADVHLGPNQWLIQEGDTPSFFVLISGEVDVIRTVNGDPKILDTYKSGDFFGEVPLLLGSTAVASLRTKSECRILRLERPEFQYLVTHSEKMGSSILQTMMRRVERLQQFSMHTPIERTLVIGHHSDLACFKLRQFLSGNHQEFRWLDPTDNACQPFIPAKALEGPYPAVILPSGEVLNAPNRRELAEHLGLQTMPSEAEYDVVIVGGGPAGLAAAVYGASEGLRTLMVERAAPGGQAGTSSRIENYLGFPTGISGGELGLRALDQAKRFGAEILVARSTQSLETRDGVHTITLDGGDCVHARTVILATGVYWRRLDIPGADALLGQGIYFGAARTEAMGVAGRDVYLIGGGNSAGQAAMFFADYARKVTLLIRASDIEKGMSQYLIDQLKTRANVCVELNCSVTAVHGETALEAITVANSRTGEVQHCETNSLFVFIGADAQTDWLPDMIARDGRGYILTGRDAMDSGQCGTDRTRYFLETSVEGIFAAGDVRHGSVKRVASGVGEGSMAIAFVHQYRATFATLAEPPPAVSG
- a CDS encoding sulfite exporter TauE/SafE family protein, translating into MTLNATQWLIALLCAFMVGLSKTGFSGVSIITVALFAMMMPARESTGAVLPLLIVADVVAVTAFRRHAVWSHLWRMFPWAAAGIVIGWATMRLIHDDNILKLMIGVILIVMVALQWAQRLRPLPTEQKPASHLYAAAMGLTAGFTTMTANAAGPVMLLYFLAVGLPKMEFIGTGAWYFCIMNWFKVPFSVQMGTINAHSLLFDLKLAPLVVIGALTGRWLIKFVDQKAFEALALAFALIGGAKLIFDGWPHF
- a CDS encoding Gfo/Idh/MocA family protein; the encoded protein is MPGANEEVLNFAVIGCGTIAPTHIGAIRQIDNVHIHALSDSVPERAYAMAAQFDIQDVYTKLEDLIGDPMVDIVSICTPSGTHADIAVAALRAGKHVIVEKPMDISLAACDRMIAAADETGKKLTVISQHRFDHATQYLKAALGEGKLGKIVLADASVKWWRTQEYYDSGDWRGTWAMDGGGALMNQGVHTVDLLQWLAGDVESIYAHTRTAAHERIEVEDVVVAALTFASGAIGTLTATTAAFPGLPVRIDIFGAEGSATIEADTLRSLILKQGDTHLSDAISSHAVSVAQGGSASVVNAAAERSAAADPGAVWGDAHRAQIEDFLRAVRTDGTPLIDARAGRKPLEIILAVYESARTGQAVKLGAASQ